One region of Opitutaceae bacterium genomic DNA includes:
- a CDS encoding zinc metallopeptidase, translating to MIWIILVIIPMLFGMYAQFRVSKAYNKNVRVPSRGHITGAEAAEAVMRAAGVSGVEIVEVPGQLTDHYDPINKRLALSHDNFHGTSLAALGVSAHEAGHAIQHKVGYSMMTVRQTLVPATKIAAGVANFVLIAGILLISSAIGGKLLVIGALALAVICLFQLVTLPVEFDASRRAKQQLVGLGILGRDEMPGVNETLDAAALTYVAAFVASLGSLLQILLILSGRRDD from the coding sequence ATGATCTGGATTATACTCGTTATTATACCGATGCTGTTCGGCATGTACGCGCAGTTCCGGGTGTCGAAGGCCTACAACAAGAATGTGCGCGTGCCATCCCGCGGGCACATCACGGGAGCTGAGGCTGCGGAGGCGGTCATGCGCGCGGCGGGGGTTTCCGGGGTTGAGATCGTCGAGGTTCCCGGCCAGCTCACGGACCATTACGATCCGATCAACAAGCGACTGGCCCTTTCGCACGACAATTTTCATGGCACCAGCCTGGCCGCGCTTGGCGTTTCCGCTCATGAGGCCGGTCATGCGATCCAGCACAAGGTGGGGTATTCGATGATGACGGTTCGGCAGACTCTTGTTCCCGCCACGAAGATCGCCGCGGGCGTGGCCAACTTTGTCCTGATTGCCGGAATTCTCCTGATTTCCAGCGCAATTGGCGGAAAGCTTCTGGTGATCGGTGCGCTCGCACTGGCGGTCATCTGTCTCTTCCAGCTTGTGACTCTGCCCGTTGAATTCGACGCCAGCCGCCGCGCAAAGCAGCAGCTTGTTGGTCTGGGGATTCTCGGACGGGATGAGATGCCGGGCGTCAATGAGACGCTTGACGCCGCAGCGCTAACCTATGTGGCCGCGTTTGTGGCGTCGCTTGGCTCGCTGCTCCAAATTCTTCTGATCCTTTCAGGCCGCCGGGACGACTAG
- a CDS encoding tyrosine--tRNA ligase, with protein MTLIEDLQWRGLVADCTDLAALTRRLNEGPVTLYCGFDPTGDSLHVGHLVPQLLLRRFQLAGHHPLSLAGGATGMIGDPGGRSSERNLLSREELNHNVQRIKRQLERLLDFSSPTNPARLVDNADWTASVTFLDFLRDVGKHFSLSSMLAKESVRSRLESESGISFTEFSYQLLQANDFTHLRQAMSCELQIGGADQWGNITAGTDLIRKKLGMPAWGLTFPLITKADGTKFGKSEGGAVWLDPEKTSPYRFYQFFINTEDSMVAGYLRKFTFLSHAEINALEEKHAANPGAREAHKALAREITSLVHGPEACADAIRASEIMFGGGLDGVSAEVFRDVVGELPVTSIPRERISATLALAEALVATGLCPSKGQARKDIEGGGIYINNVKCADVVKTLGATDIVFDRHILLRKGKRNYAVMTLVG; from the coding sequence ATGACTCTAATCGAAGATCTCCAATGGCGCGGCCTCGTCGCCGATTGCACCGACCTTGCCGCGCTGACCAGGCGCCTGAATGAGGGCCCGGTGACCCTGTACTGCGGTTTCGACCCGACGGGAGATTCACTCCATGTGGGCCACCTGGTTCCCCAGCTTCTGCTCCGGCGCTTTCAACTTGCAGGACACCACCCCCTGTCGCTCGCCGGAGGCGCCACCGGCATGATCGGCGATCCGGGCGGCCGTTCGAGCGAACGGAACCTGCTCAGCCGCGAGGAGCTGAATCACAATGTCCAGCGCATCAAGAGGCAGTTGGAGCGACTGCTCGATTTCTCATCGCCAACGAATCCCGCGCGGCTTGTCGACAACGCGGACTGGACCGCATCGGTCACCTTTCTCGATTTCCTGCGCGATGTCGGAAAACACTTCTCCCTCAGCTCAATGCTCGCCAAGGAGAGTGTCAGATCCCGACTGGAGAGTGAATCCGGGATCAGCTTTACGGAGTTCAGCTACCAGTTGCTCCAAGCCAACGACTTCACCCACCTGCGCCAGGCGATGTCCTGCGAACTGCAGATCGGCGGAGCCGACCAGTGGGGCAACATCACGGCAGGCACGGATCTGATCCGGAAAAAGCTGGGCATGCCGGCGTGGGGGCTGACATTCCCGCTGATCACGAAGGCGGACGGCACGAAGTTCGGCAAGTCCGAGGGAGGCGCCGTTTGGCTGGATCCGGAGAAAACCAGCCCGTACCGCTTCTACCAGTTTTTCATCAATACCGAGGACAGCATGGTTGCCGGCTACCTCAGGAAGTTCACCTTTCTCAGCCATGCGGAGATCAACGCACTGGAGGAAAAGCACGCCGCCAACCCCGGCGCTCGCGAAGCCCACAAGGCGCTCGCCAGGGAAATCACCTCGCTCGTTCACGGCCCGGAGGCATGCGCCGATGCGATTCGTGCGAGCGAGATCATGTTCGGGGGCGGACTCGACGGAGTGTCCGCCGAGGTTTTCCGTGACGTCGTCGGCGAACTCCCCGTCACTTCCATTCCCCGCGAAAGGATTTCCGCCACGCTTGCGCTCGCAGAGGCTCTCGTTGCCACAGGACTCTGCCCGTCCAAGGGTCAGGCACGAAAAGACATCGAGGGCGGCGGCATCTACATCAACAATGTCAAGTGCGCGGATGTCGTCAAAACCCTGGGCGCGACCGACATCGTTTTCGACCGGCACATCCTGCTGCGAAAGGGCAAACGCAACTACGCGGTGATGACGCTGGTCGGATGA
- a CDS encoding Gfo/Idh/MocA family oxidoreductase: MTTHKIGIIMNGVTGRMGTNQHLLRSIKAIIDQGGIKLSDSETIMPDPILIGRNEAKLAALAARAGVKRYSTNLDAALADAGNQVYFDATLTGQRPVGVRKAIAARKHIYCEKPTATTSAEALALYREVTAAGLKNGVVQDKLWLPGLLKLKYLIDTGFFGQILSVRGEFGYWVFTGEHEKLQRPSWNYRKEEDGGIIVDMLCHWQYVIQNLFGEVKSLSCLGATHVPTRWDEAGKPYACTADDSAYATFELVNGIVCHFNSSWAVRVRRDDLLTLQVDGTQGSAVAGLRDCTAQHLSATPRCVWNPDIDSPVKFFDGWTRVPSNDTYDNAFKVQWELFLRHVVKDTPFPWNLLQGAKGVQLAELGLKSWAERRWVDVPAIG; the protein is encoded by the coding sequence ATGACCACGCATAAAATCGGCATCATCATGAACGGCGTCACCGGACGCATGGGCACCAACCAGCACCTGCTGCGCTCCATCAAGGCGATCATCGACCAGGGCGGCATAAAGCTGTCCGATTCGGAAACGATCATGCCTGATCCGATCCTCATTGGACGCAACGAGGCCAAGCTCGCGGCGCTCGCCGCCCGCGCAGGCGTCAAACGGTACTCCACCAACCTCGATGCGGCGCTGGCGGACGCGGGCAACCAGGTCTATTTCGACGCAACGCTCACGGGACAGCGACCGGTCGGAGTGCGGAAGGCCATCGCCGCGAGGAAACACATCTACTGTGAGAAGCCGACGGCGACAACCTCCGCCGAGGCGCTTGCGCTGTACCGCGAAGTGACGGCGGCGGGACTCAAGAACGGCGTGGTGCAGGACAAGCTCTGGCTGCCGGGCCTGCTCAAGCTGAAGTACCTCATCGACACCGGCTTCTTCGGTCAGATTCTTTCCGTGCGCGGAGAGTTCGGCTACTGGGTGTTCACGGGCGAACATGAGAAGCTGCAGCGGCCTTCCTGGAACTACCGCAAGGAGGAGGACGGCGGCATCATCGTGGACATGCTTTGTCACTGGCAGTATGTCATTCAGAATCTCTTCGGCGAGGTGAAGTCCCTTTCCTGTCTCGGAGCAACGCACGTTCCCACCCGCTGGGATGAGGCGGGCAAACCGTACGCCTGCACGGCGGATGACTCCGCCTATGCCACCTTCGAACTCGTGAACGGGATAGTGTGCCACTTCAATTCGTCCTGGGCGGTGCGTGTCCGACGCGACGACCTGCTGACCCTCCAGGTTGATGGCACGCAGGGATCTGCGGTTGCGGGCCTGCGCGACTGCACGGCGCAGCATCTGTCGGCGACGCCGCGCTGCGTGTGGAACCCGGACATCGACAGCCCCGTCAAGTTTTTCGACGGCTGGACGCGAGTGCCGTCAAACGACACCTACGACAATGCATTCAAGGTTCAGTGGGAGCTGTTCCTCAGGCACGTTGTGAAGGACACTCCGTTCCCGTGGAATCTGCTCCAGGGCGCCAAGGGTGTGCAGCTTGCGGAACTTGGACTCAAGTCCTGGGCAGAGCGCCGCTGGGTGGATGTGCCAGCGATCGGCTGA